The DNA window TTCACGGGCTTCCTCCTCGGCTACATGCACGAGGAGGCCATCCCCACCCTCCGCCCCGTCCCCGGCATCGACCTCGACGCGTACTGCGCGCAGCTCATCTCGCGCTTCAGCAGCGAGGCCATCCGCGACACCCTCGCGCGCCAGGTCGTCGACGGCTCCGACCGTCTGCCCAAGTTCCTCCTCCCCGTCGTGCGCGAGCAGCTCGTCGGCGGCGGCGACATCCGCCGGTCGGCGCTCGTGCTGGCCGCCTGGGGCGTGTTCCTGGAGGGGCGCACCGAGCAGGGGGATGCCACGCCCGTCGCCGACCGCCGGCTCGACGACCTGCGGGTCGCCGTGGCGGGCGAGGCGCAGCATCCGGGAGCGCTCCTGGACTACGCCCCGGTGTTCGGCGACCTCGGCGCAGACGAGCGCCTGCGCACCGCGTACGTCGAGGCGCGCGCCGCGCTCCGAGCCGACGGTGCGCGCGCGACGATGGCCGCGCTGCGGGACAGCTGAGGTGCCCTGACCGTCAGAGGTCCAGGAAGACCGCCGGGTCGAACTCCTCGATGGGGATGATGCGCAGACGCGGCAGCGGCGCGTCGAACACGCGTGCGTCGTACTCGAGGTCGAACCGCTCGAGGCCCGCGAGCGTGTTGTAGCCCGCGTTGCGGAACTCCGAGAAGGCGGCGACGCCGACCCGTCGCGACGGATCGATCAGTGCGGCCACCTCGGGCAGGAAGTCGCCGTCGTGGCTGACCAGGATGAGGTCCGCGTCGCGGTCGGCGAGGGCCCGGAGCGTCCGCTGGATGGCGATGTCGACGATCTTCTCGTCCTGGCTGCCCGACAGCGGGACGACGACGTAGTCCATCGCCTTCAGCGCCTGCACGAACGGCAGCGGGATGCCGGCGGAGGCGTTCAGGAAGAACATGCCGCGCGCGGCCTGATGCCAGGTGCGCTCGGCGAAGGTGACGAGGCGATCCCAGCGGGGACGCTCGTCGGGCTGCGGGCGCCGGTTGAGGATCGAGGAGCCGAGGGTGGCGTCGATGTTCTCGCCGTCCACCAGCAGCCAGGTCATGCGGTCATCCGAATCCGGCACGGCCGTCCCCCTCCGGTAGGTCACAGCCGAATCCTATGCGCGATCCCGAGGCGGCCGGGACGGCCGGAGCGCCTGCACCATGCTCCGCAACGCGTCGCGGGCGACGGCCTGCTGGTCGGGGTCGAGCTCGGCCAGCATCCGGATCTCCACCGCCCGCACCGCGGCGGTCGCCTTCTCGAGACTCGCGCGCCCGCGGGCCGTGAGGCGAGCGGGCAGCGCCTTGCCGACCGCCGCCTCCTCGGGGCGCGTGACGATGCCGTCGCGCTCGAGGGCCTGCAGGAGGACGTTCATCGACTGCCGGGTCACGAACGCACCGCGGGCCAGCTCGGAGTTGGTGAGCCCCGGTCGCTGCGCGAGCAGCTCGAGGCAGGAGTAGTGGGTGATGCTCATGCCCAGCGGGCGCAGTGCGTCCTCCATGGACGCGCGCAGGGCGCTCGACGCCTCCTTCAGGAGGTAGCCGAGCGACGTGTCCAGCCGGATGCCGGCCGCGTCTTGCGTCATGTCAGTATTCTGACATACACTCGACCGTGTCAGAAGACTGACACACAACCGCAGGAGGCACCATGCCCGTCACCGGACCCGACTTCATCTCCCTGCAGGCGCGCGACCTCGCGGCCTCGCAGGCGTTCTACGAGCAGTACCTCGGGCTCGTCCGCTCGCAGAGCGGACCACCGCACGCCGTCGTGTTCGAGACCTCCCCCATCGCCTTCGCCCTGCGCGACATCGTGCCCGGAACCGATCTGGATGCGGCGCCCGAGCCCGGCATCGGAGCCGCCATCTGGCTGCACGCCACCGACGTGCAGGAGATCCACGACGCCCTCGTCGCGGACGGGCACACCATCGTCTCCGCCCCGATCGACGGACCGTTCGGCCGCACGTTCACCCTCGCCGACCCCGACGGCTACCGGATCACGCTCCACGACCGCGCCTGATCCGCGCCTGCCGACGCCGCCGCGCCTGACCGTCCGTAGGCTGGGTGACATGCCCACCCCGCCTCCGGACCCCCGGGCCTGCCCCACGTGCGGCGACGAGCTGCGGTTCGAGATCCTCGACGACGAGCGCTTCCTCGTGGCGTGGTCGTGCGTGAACTGCGGCCTGATCCGCACGACCGAGCCGGTCTGATCCCGGGCGGGAGCCGTGTGACCCTCAGGGGCGGTCGACGGGGCGTGGCAGCGTGCCGCGGTCGATGAGGCGGTCGAAGACGCGCTCGAAGACGTCGGACAGCTCGGCGGCCTGACGGGGGCTCAGCGCCTCGAGGAACACCGACCGCACGAAGTCGATGTGGGCGGGAGACGCCTGCACCAGCATCGCGCGGCCGTCATCCGTCAGGGCCACATCGGTGATGCGGCGATCATCCGGACGGGGGTGCAGGGTCACCCATCGCCGCGCCGCCATGCGCCGCGTCTGATGGCTGACACGGCTGCGTTCGGCGCCGATCCGGATGGCGAGGTCGGAGAGGGCCATGGTCCCTGTGCTCTCGCTCGTGAGCGCCACCAGCACGTCGTAATCGACGAGGGAGATCCCGCTGTCGCGCCTCAGCTGCGTGTTCATCTCGTAGCGGAGCCGCAGCTGCACCTTC is part of the Microbacterium lemovicicum genome and encodes:
- a CDS encoding NYN domain-containing protein, which translates into the protein MTWLLVDGENIDATLGSSILNRRPQPDERPRWDRLVTFAERTWHQAARGMFFLNASAGIPLPFVQALKAMDYVVVPLSGSQDEKIVDIAIQRTLRALADRDADLILVSHDGDFLPEVAALIDPSRRVGVAAFSEFRNAGYNTLAGLERFDLEYDARVFDAPLPRLRIIPIEEFDPAVFLDL
- a CDS encoding MarR family winged helix-turn-helix transcriptional regulator, coding for MTQDAAGIRLDTSLGYLLKEASSALRASMEDALRPLGMSITHYSCLELLAQRPGLTNSELARGAFVTRQSMNVLLQALERDGIVTRPEEAAVGKALPARLTARGRASLEKATAAVRAVEIRMLAELDPDQQAVARDALRSMVQALRPSRPPRDRA
- a CDS encoding VOC family protein; this encodes MPVTGPDFISLQARDLAASQAFYEQYLGLVRSQSGPPHAVVFETSPIAFALRDIVPGTDLDAAPEPGIGAAIWLHATDVQEIHDALVADGHTIVSAPIDGPFGRTFTLADPDGYRITLHDRA
- a CDS encoding MarR family winged helix-turn-helix transcriptional regulator — protein: MSRYAVPPESPFALLPDDEIRAWYAFMKVQLRLRYEMNTQLRRDSGISLVDYDVLVALTSESTGTMALSDLAIRIGAERSRVSHQTRRMAARRWVTLHPRPDDRRITDVALTDDGRAMLVQASPAHIDFVRSVFLEALSPRQAAELSDVFERVFDRLIDRGTLPRPVDRP